A region from the Pseudonocardia petroleophila genome encodes:
- a CDS encoding NmrA family NAD(P)-binding protein, with protein sequence MRIAVTTPTGHVGRHVVAMLVRAGLRPLALLRDPARLPGAVRGHVDTVRVDLGDADAVVAATRGVDALYWVNPSDTGDDPVADHARLGAHAARAVTENGIGRTVFQSSVGAELRHGAGEIDGLARVEELLDATGAPVLHLRCGYFFTNLLLQPLSDVVPVVLPVDRPMPWVAPRDIAEVAVHRLLAGWTGRRVQAVHGPEDLSWERAAAVVARATGRPLRAERVPDGEMRGMLRGAGLGERQVDAVMGMSTGLRDGFVPEQPRDATTTTPTTLAAWAHDELRAGLDVDVRV encoded by the coding sequence ATGCGGATCGCCGTCACCACCCCGACCGGTCACGTCGGCCGGCACGTCGTCGCGATGCTGGTGCGCGCCGGCCTGCGCCCGCTCGCCCTGCTGCGCGACCCCGCGCGGCTGCCCGGGGCCGTGCGCGGCCACGTCGACACCGTCCGGGTCGACCTCGGCGACGCCGACGCGGTCGTCGCCGCGACGAGGGGGGTCGACGCCCTGTACTGGGTGAACCCCTCCGACACGGGCGACGACCCGGTCGCCGACCACGCCCGTCTCGGTGCGCACGCGGCCCGCGCCGTCACCGAGAACGGCATCGGCCGCACCGTGTTCCAGAGCAGCGTCGGCGCCGAGCTGCGCCACGGGGCCGGGGAGATCGACGGGCTCGCCCGCGTCGAGGAGCTCCTCGACGCCACCGGCGCGCCCGTGCTGCACCTGCGCTGCGGCTACTTCTTCACCAACCTGCTCCTGCAGCCCCTCTCCGACGTCGTGCCGGTGGTGCTGCCCGTCGACCGCCCGATGCCCTGGGTCGCGCCGCGCGACATCGCGGAGGTCGCCGTCCACCGCCTGCTCGCGGGCTGGACCGGGCGGCGCGTGCAGGCGGTGCACGGCCCCGAGGACCTGAGCTGGGAGCGGGCCGCCGCGGTCGTCGCGCGGGCCACCGGCCGTCCGCTGCGCGCCGAGCGCGTCCCGGACGGGGAGATGCGCGGGATGCTGCGCGGGGCCGGGCTGGGCGAGCGGCAGGTCGACGCGGTCATGGGGATGTCCACCGGCCTGCGCGACGGCTTCGTGCCTGAGCAGCCCCGCGACGCCACCACGACCACCCCCACGACGCTCGCCGCCTGGGCGCACGACGAACTCCGGGCTGGCCTTGACGTCGACGTACGGGTCTAG
- a CDS encoding MerR family transcriptional regulator, with protein sequence MRIGELGRRVGVSTRTLRHYESLGLLPARRDGHGHRRYDDADARAVTEIRTLVGLGFALEETRPFVECLRAGHATGGSCPDSIAVYRAKLDEVDAYLARLHDVRAELHAQLNAALLARAPEPRCALDLPEGPR encoded by the coding sequence ATGCGGATCGGGGAGCTGGGGCGGCGCGTCGGCGTCAGCACCCGCACGCTGCGCCACTACGAGTCGCTCGGGCTGCTGCCCGCCCGGCGCGACGGCCACGGCCACCGCCGCTACGACGACGCCGACGCGCGCGCCGTCACCGAGATCCGGACGCTCGTCGGGCTCGGGTTCGCGCTGGAGGAGACCCGCCCGTTCGTCGAGTGCCTGCGCGCCGGGCACGCCACCGGCGGGAGCTGCCCGGACTCGATCGCGGTGTACCGGGCCAAGCTCGACGAGGTCGACGCCTACCTCGCCCGGCTGCACGACGTCCGCGCGGAGCTGCACGCGCAGCTGAACGCCGCACTGCTCGCCCGCGCCCCCGAACCGCGGTGCGCGCTCGACCTGCCGGAGGGACCCCGATGA
- a CDS encoding thioredoxin family protein, whose protein sequence is MIALTDALFDELVLRAPHPVLVDFTADWCPPCRMIEPVLREIAAEQEGRLVVARLDVDANPLASRAAGVMGMPTLNLYVDGEVVAQVVGARPKAALLRVIEPHLPVLTGP, encoded by the coding sequence ATGATCGCCCTGACCGACGCCCTGTTCGACGAGCTGGTGCTGCGCGCGCCGCACCCCGTGCTCGTCGACTTCACCGCCGACTGGTGCCCGCCCTGCCGGATGATCGAGCCGGTGCTGCGCGAGATCGCGGCCGAGCAGGAGGGTCGGCTCGTCGTCGCGCGGCTCGACGTCGACGCGAACCCGCTGGCCTCCCGCGCCGCCGGGGTCATGGGGATGCCCACGCTGAACCTCTACGTCGACGGTGAGGTGGTGGCGCAGGTCGTCGGCGCCCGGCCGAAGGCGGCGCTGCTGCGGGTGATCGAGCCGCACCTGCCGGTCCTCACCGGTCCCTAG
- a CDS encoding GPR1/FUN34/YaaH family transporter has translation MSVESDVQSGAHAAAAPAPAAPAGNPALLGLATFLPGALSLGLWLVGYLPAADVGAIVPAVVFSNGLFLLISCLWAARLGGSAVAAIFGTFSAFWLSLGVILTAITNAGAEAPGVLGLTATSAALPTYLLSWLIVFAALTLATLRLPLAFTGGFLFVTIAVALVLANVLTGAAIFSTLAGVCVFIFCAIFAYIWFDGMSQELGGKAMSMGNPIQK, from the coding sequence ATGAGTGTGGAGAGCGACGTCCAGTCCGGAGCGCACGCCGCCGCAGCGCCGGCCCCAGCAGCCCCAGCAGGCAACCCGGCGCTGCTGGGCCTTGCCACGTTCCTGCCCGGCGCCCTGTCCCTCGGCCTCTGGTTGGTCGGCTACCTTCCTGCCGCCGACGTGGGCGCCATCGTCCCGGCCGTGGTCTTCTCCAACGGCCTGTTCCTGCTGATCTCCTGCCTCTGGGCGGCGCGCCTGGGCGGGAGCGCGGTCGCCGCGATCTTCGGGACCTTCTCGGCCTTCTGGCTGAGCCTCGGGGTCATCCTGACGGCGATCACCAACGCCGGGGCCGAGGCCCCCGGGGTGCTGGGCCTCACCGCGACCAGCGCGGCGCTGCCCACCTACCTGCTGTCGTGGCTGATCGTCTTCGCCGCGCTGACGCTGGCCACGCTGCGCCTGCCGCTGGCCTTCACCGGTGGCTTCCTGTTCGTCACCATCGCGGTGGCGCTGGTGCTCGCGAACGTCCTCACCGGTGCGGCGATCTTCTCGACGCTCGCCGGCGTCTGCGTGTTCATCTTCTGCGCGATCTTCGCCTACATCTGGTTCGACGGGATGAGCCAGGAGCTCGGCGGCAAGGCCATGTCGATGGGCAACCCCATCCAGAAGTAG
- a CDS encoding bifunctional methylenetetrahydrofolate dehydrogenase/methenyltetrahydrofolate cyclohydrolase, translated as MDGRGTLASILDELRGRVEKLTAAGATPGLGTVLVGDDPGSHSYVRGKHRDCAQVGITSFQRELPADATQAQVEAVIDELNADPACTGFIVQLPLPRGLDAGAALERVDPDKDADGLHPVNLGRLVLGEPGPLPCTPRGIVELCSRYGVELPGKRVTVVGRGVTVGRPLGLLLTRRAENATVTLCHTGTRDLAAEVRRADIVVAAAGVQGLITADMVAPGATVLDVGVTRTELGLVGDVDPEVAEVAGLLAPMPGGVGPMTRGMLLTNVVEAAEKAAGRG; from the coding sequence ATGGACGGCAGAGGGACCCTGGCCTCGATCCTCGACGAGCTGCGCGGTCGCGTCGAGAAGCTGACGGCCGCGGGGGCCACCCCGGGGCTCGGCACGGTGCTCGTCGGCGACGACCCCGGCTCCCACTCCTACGTGCGCGGCAAGCACCGCGACTGCGCACAGGTCGGGATCACCTCGTTCCAGCGAGAGCTCCCGGCCGACGCCACGCAGGCGCAGGTCGAAGCGGTCATCGACGAGCTGAACGCCGACCCGGCGTGCACCGGCTTCATCGTGCAGCTGCCGCTGCCCCGCGGGCTCGACGCCGGCGCGGCCCTCGAGCGCGTCGACCCGGACAAGGACGCCGACGGCCTGCACCCGGTCAACCTCGGGCGGCTGGTGCTGGGCGAGCCCGGGCCGCTGCCGTGCACGCCGCGCGGGATCGTCGAGCTGTGCTCGCGCTACGGGGTGGAGCTGCCGGGCAAGCGGGTCACCGTCGTCGGGCGCGGGGTCACGGTCGGGCGCCCGCTGGGCCTGCTGCTCACCCGCCGCGCGGAGAACGCCACGGTCACGCTGTGCCACACCGGCACCCGCGACCTGGCCGCCGAGGTGCGCCGGGCCGACATCGTGGTCGCCGCGGCCGGCGTGCAGGGGCTGATCACCGCCGACATGGTGGCGCCGGGCGCCACCGTCCTCGACGTCGGCGTCACGCGCACCGAGCTGGGCCTGGTCGGCGACGTCGACCCGGAGGTCGCCGAGGTCGCGGGCCTGCTCGCGCCGATGCCGGGCGGGGTGGGGCCGATGACCCGCGGGATGCTGCTGACCAACGTCGTGGAGGCGGCCGAGAAGGCGGCCGGCCGGGGCTGA
- a CDS encoding DUF3017 domain-containing protein yields the protein MRTRLPVWAPTGLVLLIAAAGMVRVLMEHWRQGGVLLGGALLVAATLRVALPPDEVGLLAIRSRVLDVVCYVVPGVVLILLAITITRGQLTLA from the coding sequence GTGCGCACCCGCCTGCCGGTGTGGGCCCCGACGGGGCTCGTGCTGCTCATCGCCGCCGCGGGGATGGTGCGCGTGCTCATGGAGCACTGGCGCCAGGGCGGGGTGCTGCTGGGCGGCGCCCTGCTCGTCGCCGCGACGCTGCGGGTCGCGCTCCCGCCGGACGAGGTCGGGCTGCTCGCGATCCGCAGCCGCGTCCTCGACGTCGTCTGCTACGTCGTGCCGGGCGTCGTGCTGATCCTGCTCGCGATCACGATCACCCGTGGCCAGCTCACCCTCGCCTGA
- a CDS encoding carboxymuconolactone decarboxylase family protein encodes MASSPSPERRLPPLRPAELDDEQRALRERLMTPAGRVETAPDGTLHGPFDAMLRAPRSGTALQALGAALRYSGVLPDRVRELAILRVAAHHRSAYEWHAHAPVAAALEVVDPHAERVAVAAVDELLGTGDLTDDAWSRTVDALGEAGAVELTTVVGYYALLAMQLRVLRVPLPDGAPPATFCT; translated from the coding sequence GTGGCCAGCTCACCCTCGCCTGAGCGGCGCCTGCCGCCGCTGCGCCCCGCCGAGCTCGACGACGAGCAGCGGGCGCTGCGCGAACGCCTGATGACCCCGGCCGGGCGGGTCGAGACCGCGCCCGACGGCACCCTGCACGGCCCGTTCGACGCGATGCTCCGCGCGCCCCGGTCCGGCACCGCGCTGCAGGCGCTCGGCGCCGCGCTGCGGTACTCCGGCGTGCTGCCCGACCGGGTCCGCGAGCTGGCGATCCTGCGTGTGGCCGCCCACCACCGCAGCGCCTACGAGTGGCACGCGCACGCCCCGGTCGCGGCCGCGCTGGAGGTCGTCGACCCGCACGCCGAGCGTGTCGCCGTGGCCGCCGTCGACGAGCTGCTCGGCACCGGCGACCTCACCGACGACGCCTGGTCCCGCACCGTCGACGCGCTGGGCGAGGCCGGGGCCGTCGAGCTGACCACCGTCGTCGGGTACTACGCGCTGCTGGCGATGCAGCTGAGGGTTCTGCGCGTGCCCCTCCCGGACGGGGCCCCACCCGCTACGTTCTGCACATGA
- a CDS encoding DUF2252 domain-containing protein — MTDASTTRSARIVDTLVDAFDDLMAANPAAFRTKFRKMAADPFAFYRGSACLFYADVAEQDDPWANEQTSRVWIQGDLHAENFGTYMDGDGVLIFDVNDFDEAYVGHFTWDVLRFAASMALMGWRKAISDDDITELVRGFVRGYVDQVRTFVESDDDRSFALNLRTAEGAIHQVLQLARLRTRVELLDDITEAEGFDRILRDGPGVRRLDDDERAKVVDAFTRYLDSIPESKRFRGVAYTVKDVIGRSGFGIGSAGLPAYTVLIEGLNEALDNDVVVSMKQGNVAAPSRVVTDPEIAAAFRHHGHRTAVSQRALQAHADRLLGWTDLDGVGFVVSEVSPYENDLDWSNLTEPDEILPVVEYLGRATAKVHCVADSDADHTLVPFQTEDAILAVLDGREGEFADWVVEFAHSYAARVREDHALFVEAFRGGAIPGVASTGQLG; from the coding sequence ATGACCGACGCCTCCACCACCCGTTCGGCGCGCATCGTCGACACGCTGGTCGACGCCTTCGACGACCTCATGGCCGCGAACCCCGCCGCGTTCCGGACGAAGTTCCGCAAGATGGCCGCCGACCCGTTCGCGTTCTACCGCGGCAGCGCCTGCCTGTTCTACGCCGACGTCGCCGAGCAGGACGACCCGTGGGCGAACGAGCAGACGAGCCGGGTGTGGATCCAGGGCGACCTGCACGCGGAGAACTTCGGCACCTACATGGACGGCGACGGCGTCCTGATCTTCGACGTCAACGACTTCGACGAGGCCTACGTCGGGCACTTCACCTGGGACGTGCTGCGGTTCGCGGCGAGCATGGCGCTGATGGGCTGGCGCAAGGCGATCTCCGACGACGACATCACCGAGCTCGTCCGGGGCTTCGTGCGCGGCTACGTCGACCAGGTGCGCACGTTCGTCGAGTCCGACGACGACCGGAGCTTCGCGCTGAACCTGCGCACCGCGGAGGGGGCGATCCACCAGGTCCTGCAGCTCGCGCGGCTGCGCACCCGGGTGGAGCTGCTCGACGACATCACCGAGGCGGAGGGCTTCGACCGGATCCTGCGCGACGGGCCCGGCGTGCGCCGCCTCGACGACGACGAGCGGGCGAAGGTCGTCGACGCGTTCACCCGCTACCTCGACTCGATCCCGGAGTCCAAGCGGTTCCGCGGCGTCGCCTACACGGTGAAGGACGTGATCGGCCGCTCCGGGTTCGGCATCGGCAGCGCCGGGCTCCCCGCCTACACCGTGCTGATCGAGGGGCTCAACGAGGCGCTCGACAACGACGTCGTCGTGTCGATGAAGCAGGGCAACGTCGCGGCGCCGTCGCGGGTCGTGACCGACCCGGAGATCGCCGCGGCGTTCCGGCACCACGGGCACCGCACCGCGGTGTCGCAGCGGGCGCTGCAGGCCCACGCCGACCGGCTGCTGGGCTGGACCGACCTCGACGGCGTCGGGTTCGTCGTCAGCGAGGTCTCCCCGTACGAGAACGACCTCGACTGGAGCAACCTCACCGAGCCCGACGAGATCCTGCCCGTCGTGGAGTACCTGGGCCGGGCGACGGCGAAGGTGCACTGCGTCGCCGACTCCGACGCCGACCACACCCTGGTCCCGTTCCAGACCGAGGACGCCATCCTCGCCGTCCTCGACGGGCGGGAGGGGGAGTTCGCCGACTGGGTCGTCGAGTTCGCCCACTCCTACGCCGCCCGCGTCCGCGAGGACCACGCCCTGTTCGTCGAGGCGTTCCGGGGCGGGGCGATCCCCGGGGTCGCCTCGACGGGCCAGCTCGGCTGA
- a CDS encoding alpha/beta hydrolase produces MIRSTRVAAALAGLFAATACAAPGPDAAEPPAPGLQWSDCASDAALDCATLTVPVDRADPGGPAFALPVVRIPAGDPGNRIGALVLHRGGPGYSVVDYLTGIRSGAVPDPLTPEVYARYDVIALDQRGAGGSQPAMVCGDAAPDVPALPVDDAERAARLAADEAFARSCVEASGGIMEHLSTDEAVRDLDALRAGLGEERLSFVGQSYGTLFGAVYANLFPDRVGRFVLDSVVDPAAIAGAEPLRGTRLGSDAATAETMAEFLRLCAAGGERCAFGAGDPAGAWDRLTAALREAPVTLTAPDGRTVRLGYSEVVSWAGNWLYQPSLWEQPIAGASFLALAEQALADPTGEAGTLMAQVLVSLRDDADLIAAPYAGALNATAFGVNCAENEFPDGPDAFAAAAADRDAAVPHFGALRAWGDSVCSRWPVTVEGYRGPWDAATDEPVLIVNSRFDPATPLAAAQRLQDLLPGSALLVHEGVGHVAAQQSACVVQAAGTYLTEGTLPVEGATCAPDRVPFG; encoded by the coding sequence ATGATCCGATCCACGCGTGTCGCCGCCGCACTGGCCGGTCTGTTCGCCGCGACGGCCTGCGCCGCCCCCGGGCCCGACGCCGCCGAGCCCCCCGCCCCCGGGCTGCAGTGGTCCGACTGCGCCTCCGACGCCGCGCTGGACTGCGCCACCCTCACCGTGCCGGTCGACCGCGCCGATCCCGGCGGCCCGGCGTTCGCGCTGCCCGTCGTCCGGATCCCGGCCGGTGACCCCGGGAACCGCATCGGCGCGCTCGTGCTGCACCGCGGCGGCCCCGGCTACAGCGTCGTCGACTACCTCACCGGGATCCGCTCGGGCGCGGTCCCCGACCCGCTGACGCCCGAGGTCTACGCCCGCTACGACGTGATCGCGCTCGACCAGCGCGGGGCGGGCGGCTCGCAGCCCGCGATGGTGTGCGGCGACGCGGCCCCCGACGTCCCCGCCCTCCCCGTCGACGACGCCGAGCGCGCCGCCCGCCTCGCCGCCGATGAGGCGTTCGCGCGGTCCTGCGTCGAGGCCTCCGGGGGGATCATGGAGCACCTCTCCACCGACGAGGCCGTCCGCGACCTGGACGCGCTGCGGGCGGGGCTCGGCGAGGAGCGGCTGAGCTTCGTCGGGCAGTCCTACGGCACCCTGTTCGGTGCGGTGTACGCGAACCTGTTCCCCGACCGCGTCGGCCGGTTCGTCCTCGACAGCGTGGTGGACCCGGCGGCGATCGCCGGCGCGGAGCCGCTGCGCGGCACCCGCCTCGGCAGCGACGCGGCGACCGCGGAGACGATGGCGGAGTTCCTGCGGCTGTGCGCGGCGGGCGGCGAGCGCTGCGCGTTCGGCGCGGGCGACCCGGCCGGGGCCTGGGACCGCCTCACCGCGGCGCTGCGCGAGGCCCCCGTGACGCTCACCGCCCCCGACGGGCGCACCGTGCGCCTGGGGTACTCCGAGGTGGTGTCGTGGGCGGGCAACTGGCTCTACCAGCCGAGCCTGTGGGAGCAGCCGATCGCGGGCGCGTCGTTCCTGGCCCTCGCCGAGCAGGCCCTCGCCGACCCCACCGGGGAGGCGGGCACGCTGATGGCGCAGGTCCTGGTCAGCCTGCGCGACGACGCCGACCTCATCGCCGCGCCCTACGCGGGCGCGCTCAACGCCACCGCGTTCGGCGTCAACTGCGCGGAGAACGAGTTCCCCGACGGCCCCGACGCGTTCGCCGCGGCGGCCGCCGACCGCGACGCCGCCGTGCCGCACTTCGGCGCGCTGCGGGCCTGGGGCGACAGCGTGTGCAGCCGGTGGCCGGTGACCGTCGAGGGCTACCGCGGCCCCTGGGACGCCGCGACCGACGAGCCCGTGCTGATCGTCAACAGCCGGTTCGACCCGGCCACCCCGCTCGCCGCGGCGCAGCGGCTGCAGGACCTGCTGCCGGGCAGCGCGCTGCTGGTGCACGAGGGCGTCGGGCACGTGGCCGCGCAGCAGTCGGCGTGCGTGGTGCAGGCCGCGGGCACCTACCTGACCGAGGGCACGCTGCCGGTCGAGGGCGCGACCTGCGCCCCCGACCGCGTCCCGTTCGGCTGA
- a CDS encoding ABC transporter ATP-binding protein yields the protein MIIRTQGLGRDFLVGSRLRRTRVTAVADVTLEVARGEAVGFLGPNGAGKSTTIKMLTGVLVPSAGSARVCGLDPVRERKALARRIGVVFGQRSQLWWDLPLAESFALHGAIHRVPAARHRERLDECVELLDMAAFLATPVRQLSLGQRMRGEVTAALLHSPELLVLDEPTIGLDLASKERLRTFLAGVNARGDVTLLLTTHDLPDVERLCRRVVVVDRGRVLVDDDLAALRRRFAGNRTLVVELVEPAGPLHGLPGVVGVTVEAQGLRQRLEFDGSATAAGLIAEVARRVELRDVTVDEPSIEDLVRTLYATS from the coding sequence ATGATCATCCGGACGCAGGGCCTCGGGCGCGACTTCCTCGTCGGGAGCAGGCTGCGCCGCACCCGGGTCACCGCCGTCGCCGACGTGACGCTCGAGGTCGCCCGCGGGGAGGCCGTCGGCTTCCTCGGCCCCAACGGCGCCGGGAAGTCGACGACGATCAAGATGCTGACCGGCGTGCTCGTGCCCAGCGCGGGGTCCGCGCGGGTGTGCGGTCTCGACCCGGTGCGCGAACGGAAGGCGCTGGCCCGGCGGATCGGGGTGGTGTTCGGGCAGCGCAGCCAGCTGTGGTGGGATCTGCCGCTCGCCGAGAGCTTCGCGCTGCACGGCGCGATCCACCGCGTCCCGGCCGCGCGGCACCGCGAGCGGCTCGACGAGTGCGTCGAGCTGCTCGACATGGCCGCGTTCCTGGCCACGCCGGTCCGCCAGCTCTCGCTGGGCCAGCGGATGCGCGGCGAGGTCACCGCGGCGCTGCTGCACTCCCCCGAGCTGCTCGTCCTCGACGAGCCGACGATCGGGCTCGACCTCGCCAGCAAGGAGCGGCTGCGCACGTTCCTGGCGGGCGTGAACGCCCGCGGCGACGTGACGCTGCTGCTCACCACGCACGACCTGCCCGACGTCGAGCGGCTCTGCCGGCGCGTCGTCGTCGTCGACCGGGGGCGCGTGCTCGTCGACGACGACCTCGCGGCGCTGCGGCGGCGCTTCGCCGGGAACCGCACGCTGGTCGTCGAGCTGGTGGAGCCCGCGGGCCCGCTGCACGGGCTGCCCGGGGTCGTCGGGGTCACCGTCGAGGCGCAGGGGCTGCGCCAGCGGCTGGAGTTCGACGGGTCCGCGACGGCCGCCGGGCTCATCGCCGAGGTGGCGCGGCGGGTGGAGCTGCGCGACGTCACCGTCGACGAGCCGTCGATCGAGGACCTGGTGCGGACGCTGTACGCCACCTCGTGA
- a CDS encoding ABC transporter permease, giving the protein MAERVFPTIVASRIRSQLAYRASFALDVVAQLIGQSIELVAILVVFTQVTSLGGFDRGEVVLMYALAATAFGIADLAVGQIEELPAYIRTGELDVLLLRPLGTLAQILSADVALKRVGRVVAGLAVLGYALATSGIEWTPVRVLVAATAPPTGAVIFAAVWVAANTVSFWLVDGREVANSVTYGSNFATSYPITVYGPWLRRVLCFAVPGAFVAYFPALALLGRPDPLGFPVWLQYAAPLVAALAVGGAALVWRTGVRRYQGTGS; this is encoded by the coding sequence GTGGCTGAACGCGTCTTCCCGACGATCGTGGCCTCGCGGATCCGCAGCCAGCTCGCCTACCGCGCCTCCTTCGCGCTCGACGTCGTCGCGCAGCTGATCGGGCAGAGCATCGAGCTGGTGGCGATCCTGGTGGTGTTCACGCAGGTCACGAGCCTCGGCGGGTTCGACCGCGGCGAGGTGGTGCTGATGTACGCCCTCGCCGCCACGGCGTTCGGCATCGCCGACCTCGCCGTCGGCCAGATCGAGGAGCTGCCCGCCTACATCCGCACCGGCGAGCTCGACGTCCTGCTGCTGCGCCCGCTCGGCACGCTGGCCCAAATCCTCTCCGCCGACGTCGCCCTCAAGCGGGTGGGCCGGGTCGTCGCCGGGCTCGCGGTACTGGGCTACGCCCTCGCGACGAGCGGTATCGAGTGGACGCCCGTGCGGGTGCTCGTGGCGGCCACCGCGCCGCCGACCGGTGCGGTGATCTTCGCGGCGGTCTGGGTGGCGGCCAACACGGTGTCGTTCTGGCTGGTCGACGGCCGGGAGGTCGCCAACTCCGTCACCTACGGTTCGAACTTCGCCACCTCCTACCCGATCACCGTCTACGGGCCGTGGCTGCGCCGGGTCCTGTGCTTCGCGGTGCCCGGCGCGTTCGTCGCCTACTTCCCGGCGCTCGCGCTGCTCGGCCGCCCCGACCCGCTCGGGTTCCCGGTGTGGCTGCAGTACGCCGCGCCGCTCGTCGCCGCGCTCGCGGTGGGCGGAGCGGCACTCGTCTGGCGGACCGGGGTCCGCCGCTACCAGGGAACAGGATCATGA
- a CDS encoding ABC transporter permease — MLSPYPQLVIAGFRRYATYRQAALAGLTTNVVFGLLRAAVLVAVLAERPVVAGYDVAAAVTFVWLGQGLLTVVVLWGDTELATRIRTGDVVVDLGRPWDLQAALLATDLGRAGFAVLARLVPPVVFGALFFPIRWPERPATWAFFAASVVLGVVVSFGVRFLLNASAFWLLDARGVLAVWGVVGGVLSGLLVPLAWFPGWARTALAFTPAPSLFQTPIDVFLERSAPLGALAGQAFWAVLLLAVGRVVLHRGSKRLVVQGG, encoded by the coding sequence GTGCTGTCGCCCTATCCGCAGCTCGTGATCGCCGGGTTCCGCCGCTACGCCACCTACCGCCAGGCCGCCCTCGCGGGCCTGACCACCAACGTCGTCTTCGGGCTGCTGCGCGCCGCCGTGCTCGTCGCGGTGCTCGCCGAGCGGCCGGTCGTCGCGGGCTACGACGTGGCCGCCGCCGTCACCTTCGTCTGGCTCGGGCAGGGGCTGCTCACCGTCGTCGTGCTGTGGGGCGACACCGAGCTGGCCACCCGCATCCGCACCGGCGACGTCGTGGTCGACCTGGGCCGCCCGTGGGACCTGCAGGCCGCGCTGCTCGCCACCGACCTCGGCCGGGCCGGGTTCGCGGTGCTCGCCCGCCTCGTCCCGCCGGTGGTGTTCGGCGCCCTGTTCTTCCCGATCCGCTGGCCCGAGCGGCCCGCCACCTGGGCGTTCTTCGCGGCGTCGGTGGTGCTGGGGGTGGTCGTCAGCTTCGGGGTGCGGTTCCTGCTCAACGCCAGCGCGTTCTGGCTGCTCGACGCGCGCGGGGTGCTCGCGGTGTGGGGCGTGGTCGGCGGGGTGCTGTCCGGGCTGCTGGTCCCGCTGGCCTGGTTCCCCGGCTGGGCCCGGACCGCGCTGGCGTTCACCCCCGCCCCGTCGCTGTTCCAGACCCCGATCGACGTGTTCCTGGAGCGCAGCGCCCCGCTCGGCGCGCTCGCCGGGCAGGCGTTCTGGGCGGTGCTGCTGCTCGCCGTCGGCCGGGTCGTGCTGCACCGCGGGTCGAAGCGGCTGGTGGTGCAGGGTGGCTGA
- a CDS encoding helix-turn-helix domain-containing protein — translation MEEPRPIDPVEHAHLRDATGFSPPVHRYAPGPGLADLVRRYWVPVWSLPPGTVSRQRVLQYPVCLVVVADSYARVYGVRTGLSVVELSGTGWAVGAMLQPAAGALVWGAPVTGLTDRHVELTEAPGLDGAGLTERIREAMGPDPDAAARRAAVAHLERELERLPPVDDEGRLVNAIVEYVEGDPEVRRVGQVCAKFDIGDRTLQRLLARRLGLPPKWLIQRRRLQEAAARLRTGPGTLARVAAELGYADQAHFTRDFRTVTGLTPGDYAAEPRVP, via the coding sequence GTGGAGGAGCCGCGCCCGATCGACCCGGTGGAGCACGCCCACCTGCGCGACGCCACCGGGTTCAGCCCGCCGGTGCACCGCTACGCCCCCGGCCCCGGTCTGGCCGACCTCGTGCGGCGCTACTGGGTGCCGGTGTGGTCGCTGCCGCCCGGCACGGTGTCGCGGCAGCGGGTCCTGCAGTACCCCGTGTGCCTGGTCGTCGTGGCCGACTCCTACGCCCGGGTCTACGGCGTGCGGACCGGCCTGTCGGTGGTGGAGCTGAGCGGCACCGGCTGGGCGGTCGGGGCGATGCTGCAGCCGGCCGCGGGCGCGCTGGTGTGGGGCGCGCCGGTCACCGGGCTGACCGACCGCCACGTCGAGCTGACCGAGGCCCCCGGCCTCGACGGGGCCGGGCTGACCGAGCGGATCCGGGAGGCGATGGGACCGGATCCGGACGCCGCGGCCCGGCGCGCCGCCGTCGCGCACCTGGAGCGGGAGCTGGAGCGGCTCCCGCCCGTCGACGACGAGGGCCGGCTGGTCAACGCGATCGTCGAGTACGTGGAGGGCGACCCGGAGGTGCGGCGGGTGGGCCAGGTCTGCGCGAAGTTCGACATCGGCGACCGCACCCTGCAGCGGCTGCTGGCCCGGCGCCTGGGGCTGCCGCCCAAGTGGCTGATCCAGCGCCGCAGGCTGCAGGAGGCCGCGGCCCGGCTGCGCACCGGCCCCGGGACGCTCGCCCGCGTGGCCGCCGAGCTCGGCTACGCCGACCAGGCCCACTTCACCCGCGACTTCCGCACCGTCACCGGCCTGACGCCCGGCGACTACGCCGCCGAGCCCCGGGTCCCCTGA